From one Colletotrichum destructivum chromosome 3, complete sequence genomic stretch:
- a CDS encoding Putative fumarylacetoacetase produces the protein MSFSNHFSIANIPYGIASTSERPRSVVTRIGNSVIFLADLDLGVSKQIKAALSQPTLNDLAAVEKAELQLLRKNTQRLLSNQSTVSKFGVPIGEAQLHLPVKINGFTDFSCSKEHLLNAAEAVMGKAFMPPAAPYLPIGYSGRPSSIVLSGTSITRPYGQYREGEQIAFGPSRALDYELEVACIIGKPTQLGDRVAISDADEHIFGLVLLNDWSARDIQGFEMNPLGPMNGKSFGTSISPWVITLDALEPFAIQPPVKDVPSQPYLQDKKEKPSYDIELKAEVLTDGEATTVCKAQLSWMHWTFRDLVAQQTINGCNLNIGDILATGTVSGAGNNKHGCLLEMTKGGKVGWKTTHGRDRTYLQDGDGVRLSGYAGDGVGFGECVGFIEAARPF, from the exons ATGAGCTTCTCTAATCACTTTTCCATTGCCAACATCCCTTATGGAATTGCGAGCACGTCAGAGCGTCCACGAAGTGTGGTTACAAGAATTGGCAACTCGGTCATCTTCCTCGCTGACTTGGACCTCGGGGTTTCCAAACAGATTAAGGCCGCATTGTCCCAG CCAACCCTCAATGACCTGGCAGCCGTGGAGAAGGCcgagctccagctcctccggAAGAACACCCAAAGGCTCCTGTCTAACCAGTCCACGGTGTCAAAGTTTGGCGTACCGATTGGTGAGGCCCAGCTGCATTTGCCTGTCAAGATTAATGGGTTTACCGACTTTTCATGCTCGAAAGAACATCTGCTGAACGCGGCGGAGGCCGTCATGGGCAAAGCGttcatgccgccggcggccccgTATCTTCCCATCGGCTACAGTGGCCGGCCCTCTTCCATTGTTCTCTCGGGAACGAGTATCACTCGACCTTATGGTCAATACCGAGAAGGAGAGCAGATTGCCTTCGGCCCATCAAGAGCGCTCGACTATGAGCTCGAAGTAGCCTGCATAATTGGCAAGCCGACACAGCTGGGCGATAGGGTAGCCATATCAGATGCCGACGAACACATATTTGGCCTCGTCCTTTTAAACGATTGGAGTG CTCGCGATATCCAGGGCTTCGAAATGAACCCGCTGGGCCCGATGAACGGCAAGTCCTTCGGCACGTCAATCAGCCCCTGGG TGATCACGCTTGATGCGTTAGAACCGTTCGCGATACAGCCGCCGGTGAAAGACGTGCCCTCGCAGCCATACCtgcaggacaagaaggagaaacCAAGTTACGATATTGAGTTGAAGGCTGAGGTGTTgacggacggcgaggccaCGACGGTCTGCAAAGCTCAGCTCAGCTGGATGCACTGGACGTTCCGAGACCTCGTGGCCCAGCAGACGATCAACGGGTGCAACCTCAACATCGGCGACATATTAGCGACGGGAACGGTGTCAGGAGCTGGCAATAACAAGCACGGCTGTCTGCTCGAGATGACCAAGGGCGGCAAAGTTGGGTGGAAAACGACACACGGTCGAGACAGGACATATTTGcaggacggtgacggcgtgCGCCTGAGCGGGtacgcgggcgacggcgtgggaTTCGGTGAATGCGTGGGATTCATTGAAGCTGCTCGGCCCTTCTGA
- a CDS encoding Putative xaa-Pro dipeptidyl-peptidase-like domain, cocE/Serine esterase, alpha/Beta hydrolase has translation MSVKTPPIKNLLEVIEDTDNGLTFMKNVSIPLKDSPLPIRANVYLPLTADKAARHPVLVTYGPYGKDIPYAKFFPKSFSEVSPDQRSKYSAWETPDPVFWTKQGYAVVRADERGLGQSPGLLDTMSRGTSECFFDVVEWAADQEWSSGKVGLLGISYYAGSQWRVAARRPKGLAAIIPWEGMSDYYRDRCRHGGIYSNKFIGVWWNRQVLVNQYGRKGRSQLQFPPDGPGARGQEDTIEGDLPDDVLVANRKDQTQDNEANRFRDDDYYASKEYSLADIEVPLLSVANWGGILLHLRGNVQGYLGAGSRLKYLRFITGRHDLPFYYPEEVELQKSFLDAFLKGEDRVGWSTPGKVPPVTLTLRKGNVGFNDAEKERAYPKREETAWPIPRTKYTNFYLTPDFGLTTTVTTAGSSTDPKTVSYKALGSLENQQAVSFTTAPFEQETEITGHVTAHLNVSVTPDDAANETDIDLFVTLRHLDPAGQEIYYTGTAGDPVPLVKGWLRVSNRRVHEEDPRHKSWLPHREYLSSDVQPVKAGEVYAVDVEIWPTNVVVDKGGKLVFEVSSGDTQGSGIFQHSSELDRSASKFAGLNHIHFGQGLENYVTLPVIPPS, from the exons ATGTCCGTCAAGACCCCCCCAATCAAAAACCTCCTCGAGGTCATCGAGGACACGGATAATGGCCTCACCTTCATGAAGAATGTCTCGATCCCCCTCAAAGACTCGCCACTCCCCATCCGCGCAAACGTCTACCTCCCACTCAccgccgacaaggccgcccGCCACCCTGTGTTGGTGACCTACGGGCCCTACGGCAAGGACATACCCTATGCCAAGTTCTTCCCAAAGTCGTTCAGCGAGGTCAGCCCGGACCAGCGGTCCAAGTACTCGGCCTGGGAGACGCCCGATCCCGTCTTCTGGACGAAGCAGGGCTACGCCGTCGTCCGAGCCGACGAGCGCGGCCTGGGCCAGAGCCCCGGCCTGCTCGACACCATGAGCCGCGGCACGAGCGAGTGTTTCTTTGACGTTGTCGAGTGGGCGGCGGACCAGGAGTGGTCCAGCGGCAAAGTCGGCCTCTTGGGCATCTCGTACTATGCTG GCTCCCAGTGGCGTGTTGCCGCTCGGCGACCCAAAGGCTTGGCCGCCATAATACCCTGGGAGGGCATGTCGGACTACTATCGCGACCGCTGCCGTCACGGCGGTATCTACTCCAACAAGTTCATCGGCGTCTGGTGGAACCGCCAAGTCCTCGTCAACCAGTACGGCCGGAAAGGCAGATCCCAGCTGCAGTTCCCGCCCGATGGACCTGGTGCCAGAGGTCAAGAGGACACCATCGAAGGCGACCTGCCGGATGACGTCCTCGTCGCAAACCGCAAAGACCAGACCCAGGACAACGAGGCCAACCGCTttcgcgacgacgactactATGCCAGCAAGGAGTACAGCTTGGCGGACATCGAGGTTCCCCTTCTGAGCGTCGCCAACTGGGGCGGCATTCTTCTTCACCTCCGTGGCAACGTGCAGGGCTATCTCGGAGCCGGCTCCAGGCTCAAATACCTCCGTTTCATCACGGGTCGCCACGACCTCCCCTTCTACTATcccgaggaggtcgagctgCAAAAGAGCTTCCTGGACGCCTTCCTGAAGGGAGAAGACCGCGTTGGCTGGAGCACGCCCGGCAAGGTGCCTCCCGTGACACTGACGCTGCGAAAGGGCAACGTCGGCTTCAACGATGCCGAAAAGGAGAGGGCGTACCccaagagagaagagacggCGTGGCCAATCCCGCGCACAAAGTACACAAACTTTTACCTGACGCCAGACTTCGgtctgacgacgacggtgacgacggctGGATCCAGCACTGACCCCAAGACCGTTTCTTACAAAGCCCTGGGCTCCTTGGAGAACCAGCAAGCCGTCTCCTTCACCACAGCACCCTTCGAGCAGGAAACCGAGATTACAGGTCACGTTACCGCCCACCTCAACGTCTCCGTCACGCctgacgacgccgccaatGAGACCGACATCGATCTGTTTGTAACCCTGCGGCACCTTGACCCGGCGGGCCAGGAAATATACTACACGGGTACAGCCGGCGACCCCGTGCCGCTCGTCAAGGGCTGGCTGAGAGTGAGCAACCGCAGGGTGCACGAGGAGGACCCCAGGCACAAGTCCTGGCTGCCGCACAGAGAGTATCTCTCTAGCGACGTCCAGCCAGTCAAGGCTGGCGAGGTCTACGCCGTGGACGTGGAGATCTGGCCGACGAATGTCGTTGtcgacaagggcggcaagcTTGTCTTCGAAGTCAGCAGCGGCGACACTCAGGGCAGTGGCATTTTCCAGCATTCATCCGAACTCGACAG ATCTGCTTCCAAGTTCGCGGGACTGAACCACATTCATTTTGGGCAGGGTCTCGAGAATTATGTGACGTTGCCTGTAATCCCGCCGAGTTGA